A genomic segment from Cyanobium sp. NIES-981 encodes:
- the queF gene encoding preQ(1) synthase codes for MASPSGHDGQTRTPLYGERAIAEATLLCFDNPRPGRAYEVAITLPEFTCLCPFSGYPDFATLRLLYQPGPRVMELKAIKLYVNGYRDRAISHEEVANRLLDDFVAACEPVWMRLEADFNPRGNVHTVVRVSHGVRQSC; via the coding sequence GTGGCCTCTCCCTCCGGGCATGACGGGCAGACGCGCACGCCTCTGTACGGGGAACGGGCCATTGCTGAGGCAACACTGCTCTGCTTTGACAACCCGCGGCCAGGTCGTGCCTACGAGGTCGCCATCACCCTGCCGGAATTCACCTGTCTGTGCCCGTTCTCGGGATATCCCGACTTTGCCACCCTGCGGCTGCTCTACCAGCCAGGCCCCAGGGTGATGGAGCTCAAGGCGATCAAGCTCTATGTGAATGGCTACCGCGACCGGGCGATTTCCCATGAAGAGGTTGCCAACCGCCTCCTCGACGACTTCGTCGCTGCCTGTGAGCCTGTCTGGATGCGGTTGGAAGCCGACTTCAACCCCCGGGGCAATGTGCACACGGTGGTGCGCGTCAGCCATGGTGTGCGCCAGTCCTGCTGA
- a CDS encoding cytochrome c biogenesis CcdA family protein, with protein sequence MLDFGPQVADWARSSESLLQHSLSHPGPTTLLLVFAGGLLTSLGPCSLSLLPITVAYLAGFRDSSTPGLPWQRSFSFAAGIVTALVLLGLASGLLGRVYGQIPGLVPTLVALLAVLMGLNLLGLMPLSLPVGPDPERWKQWVPAPLAPLAAGLAFGLAATPCTTPVLAVLLGWMAQMGQPLMGMVLLTSFGAGQVLPLLLAGTAAASLPGLLRLRRVGQWVPPISGVVLLSSGLITLVANLS encoded by the coding sequence ATGTTGGACTTCGGGCCCCAAGTGGCCGACTGGGCCCGCAGCAGTGAGTCGCTGCTCCAGCACTCACTCAGCCATCCGGGCCCCACAACCCTGCTGCTGGTCTTTGCGGGTGGTCTGTTGACCAGCCTGGGGCCATGCTCCCTGTCGCTGCTGCCGATCACCGTGGCCTACCTGGCCGGTTTTCGTGACTCCAGCACCCCCGGGCTGCCCTGGCAGCGGAGCTTCTCCTTTGCTGCCGGAATCGTCACGGCCCTCGTGCTCCTGGGCCTGGCCAGCGGCCTGCTCGGCAGGGTGTACGGCCAGATTCCTGGCCTGGTTCCCACCCTGGTGGCCCTGCTCGCCGTGTTGATGGGTCTGAATCTGCTGGGACTGATGCCGTTGTCCCTGCCGGTCGGGCCTGATCCCGAGCGTTGGAAGCAATGGGTGCCGGCTCCCCTTGCCCCCCTGGCCGCAGGCCTCGCGTTCGGACTGGCCGCCACCCCCTGCACCACCCCCGTGCTGGCCGTTCTGCTCGGCTGGATGGCCCAGATGGGCCAGCCGCTCATGGGCATGGTGCTGCTCACCAGTTTCGGGGCCGGCCAGGTGCTGCCCCTCCTGCTGGCAGGCACGGCCGCCGCCAGTCTTCCCGGTCTGTTGCGCCTGCGCAGGGTGGGCCAGTGGGTTCCTCCGATCAGCGGTGTTGTCCTGCTCAGCAGCGGTCTGATCACCCTGGTGGCCAACCTCTCCTGA
- a CDS encoding cytochrome c biogenesis protein ResB: MTPFLRLVGWIADLRLAIALLVLIAIASGVGTVIPQQESEGLYHQIYDPQPWLGVLPADRLLWLELDHVYSSHWFLALLSWLALSLLLCSWRRQWPALRAALRWVDYRTPRQLSKLTVAETLSSADALADLDRLDNRLRQQGWQVLRQHERLAARRGVLGRVGPLLVHAGLVVLMLGAAWGALGGRRAEQFLAPGRSLELVDSRGHSSLTLALDQFTITRDPAGRPEQFSSVLRLLRANGPTEEPEQAEVLKAATISVNHPLRFQGITLYQADWSLAAISLRLGNSPVLQLPLQSFPQLGDQIWGLVLPTRPDGSDPVLLSLTSEQGPVAVFGADGNRLGQIAIGGDPLEVNGLPMRVTSILPASGILLKRDPGVPLVYSGFGLALLGGGLSVLATRQLWAIAESGRLHVGGLCNRNLAAFARELPELVGGLSTAEADPGIREA; the protein is encoded by the coding sequence ATGACCCCCTTCCTGCGCCTGGTGGGCTGGATTGCAGACCTGAGGCTGGCCATCGCCCTGCTTGTGCTGATCGCCATCGCCAGCGGCGTGGGAACGGTGATTCCCCAGCAGGAAAGCGAAGGCCTCTACCACCAGATCTACGACCCCCAGCCATGGCTGGGCGTGCTCCCGGCCGACAGGCTGCTGTGGCTTGAGCTGGATCACGTCTATTCCAGCCACTGGTTTCTTGCCCTGCTGAGCTGGCTGGCACTTTCGCTGCTGCTGTGCAGCTGGCGGCGCCAGTGGCCAGCTCTGCGGGCCGCACTGCGCTGGGTCGACTACCGCACTCCGAGGCAGCTCAGCAAACTCACTGTGGCCGAAACCCTCTCCAGTGCCGATGCTCTGGCCGACCTCGACCGGCTGGACAACCGCCTGAGGCAACAGGGCTGGCAGGTGCTGCGCCAGCACGAGCGCCTGGCAGCCCGCCGCGGGGTACTCGGCCGGGTGGGGCCCCTGCTCGTGCACGCGGGTCTGGTGGTGCTGATGCTGGGCGCCGCCTGGGGTGCCCTGGGGGGACGCCGTGCCGAACAGTTTCTCGCGCCGGGACGCAGCCTCGAACTGGTGGACAGCCGCGGCCACAGCAGCCTCACCCTCGCCCTGGATCAGTTCACGATCACGCGGGATCCGGCCGGCCGGCCGGAGCAGTTCAGCTCGGTGCTGCGGCTGCTGCGCGCCAATGGCCCGACGGAGGAGCCTGAGCAGGCTGAGGTGCTCAAAGCGGCCACGATCAGCGTCAACCACCCCCTGCGCTTCCAGGGCATCACCCTGTACCAGGCTGACTGGAGCCTGGCCGCCATCAGCCTGAGGCTGGGGAACAGTCCCGTGCTCCAGTTGCCGCTGCAGAGCTTTCCCCAGCTGGGCGATCAGATCTGGGGTCTCGTTCTGCCGACACGACCCGACGGCTCCGACCCGGTTCTGCTCAGTCTGACCAGTGAGCAAGGCCCTGTTGCCGTGTTCGGAGCCGATGGCAACCGGCTGGGCCAGATCGCCATCGGCGGCGATCCCCTCGAGGTGAATGGCCTGCCGATGAGGGTGACCAGCATCCTTCCCGCCAGTGGAATCCTGCTGAAGCGCGATCCTGGAGTGCCGCTGGTGTACAGCGGCTTCGGGCTGGCCCTGTTGGGCGGGGGCCTGAGCGTGCTGGCCACCCGTCAGCTGTGGGCGATCGCCGAAAGCGGGCGGCTGCATGTGGGTGGGCTGTGCAACCGCAATCTCGCCGCCTTTGCCCGGGAGTTACCCGAGCTTGTGGGTGGTCTCAGCACCGCAGAGGCAGACCCTGGGATCCGCGAGGCCTGA
- a CDS encoding FtsW/RodA/SpoVE family cell cycle protein, with the protein MSSSAVLPNRPKRRPHQGQGDLGRNLLPWPWSHWPAEARLLLALVALWSVIGLLVLGSASWWVAEREMGDGAFYLKRQIIWMVASWGLLWLALRTSIRRWMHLAPLALLVGTMLVAATLVFGSTVNGASRWLVLGPVQLQPSELVKPFVVLQGAALFAHWHRISLDQKLLWLGVFGGLILLILKQPNLSTAALSGLLLWLMALAGGVGYPLLLGAAGAGGLLGTASILINDYQRLRVISFLDPWRDAQGDGYQLVQSLMAIGSGGLLGEGFGLSTQKLQYLPIQTTDFIFAVYAEEFGFVGSLVLLLFLLLFGFVGLRVALSCRSNQQRLVAMGATTLLIGQSILNIAVASGAMPTTGLPLPLISYGGNSLMASLLVCGLLIRCSLESGGLAPEPPRRRRPQSSR; encoded by the coding sequence TTGTCCAGTTCTGCCGTCCTACCGAACCGTCCCAAGCGTCGCCCCCACCAGGGTCAGGGTGACCTCGGCCGCAACCTGTTGCCATGGCCATGGAGCCACTGGCCTGCGGAGGCTCGGCTGTTGCTCGCTCTCGTGGCCCTGTGGAGCGTGATCGGGCTGTTGGTGCTCGGCTCAGCCAGCTGGTGGGTGGCGGAGCGCGAGATGGGCGATGGGGCCTTCTACCTCAAGCGCCAGATCATCTGGATGGTGGCCAGCTGGGGGCTGCTCTGGCTGGCGCTGCGCACCAGCATTCGCCGGTGGATGCATCTTGCGCCTCTCGCCCTCCTGGTGGGCACCATGCTGGTAGCCGCCACCCTCGTGTTCGGCAGCACGGTGAATGGCGCCAGCCGCTGGCTGGTGCTGGGGCCCGTTCAGCTTCAACCCTCGGAACTGGTGAAGCCCTTCGTGGTGCTGCAGGGGGCTGCCCTGTTCGCCCACTGGCACCGCATCAGCCTGGACCAGAAACTTCTCTGGCTGGGGGTGTTCGGTGGCCTGATCCTGCTGATCCTCAAGCAGCCGAACCTCAGCACGGCGGCCCTGAGCGGTCTCCTCCTCTGGCTCATGGCACTGGCCGGTGGTGTCGGCTATCCCCTGTTGCTGGGAGCGGCTGGCGCCGGTGGCCTGCTGGGCACGGCCAGCATCCTGATCAATGACTACCAGCGGCTGCGGGTGATTTCGTTCCTTGATCCCTGGCGCGACGCCCAGGGAGACGGCTACCAGCTGGTTCAGAGCCTGATGGCGATCGGTTCCGGAGGCCTGCTGGGCGAAGGCTTCGGGCTCTCCACCCAGAAACTCCAGTATCTGCCGATCCAGACCACCGACTTCATCTTTGCCGTCTACGCCGAGGAGTTCGGCTTCGTCGGATCCCTGGTGCTCCTGCTGTTCCTGCTGCTGTTCGGCTTTGTCGGGCTGCGGGTGGCCCTGAGCTGCCGCAGCAACCAGCAACGCCTTGTGGCCATGGGGGCCACGACCCTGCTGATCGGCCAGTCGATCCTCAACATCGCCGTGGCGAGCGGCGCCATGCCCACCACGGGCCTGCCGTTGCCGTTGATCAGCTACGGAGGGAACTCCCTGATGGCAAGCCTGCTGGTCTGCGGTCTGCTGATCCGCTGCTCGCTGGAGTCCGGAGGGCTCGCACCGGAGCCGCCACGCCGACGGAGGCCGCAGTCTTCCCGATAG
- a CDS encoding P-II family nitrogen regulator: MKKVEAIIRPFKLEDVKIALVNAGIVGMTVSEVRGFGRQKGQVERYRGSEFTVEFLQKLKLEIVVDDEKVDTVVGAIQDAARTGEIGDGKIFVSTIEAVIRIRTGDRDSGAI, from the coding sequence ATGAAAAAAGTCGAGGCCATCATCCGGCCCTTCAAGCTTGAGGACGTCAAAATTGCCCTGGTCAATGCAGGCATCGTTGGCATGACCGTGAGTGAAGTGCGCGGCTTCGGTCGTCAGAAGGGCCAGGTCGAGCGCTACCGCGGCTCGGAGTTCACGGTGGAATTCCTGCAGAAACTCAAACTTGAGATCGTGGTTGACGACGAGAAAGTGGACACGGTGGTGGGAGCCATTCAGGACGCGGCCCGCACGGGCGAGATCGGCGACGGCAAGATCTTCGTGAGCACCATCGAAGCCGTGATTCGGATCCGCACCGGGGACCGGGACAGCGGCGCCATCTGA